The Populus alba chromosome 4, ASM523922v2, whole genome shotgun sequence genome contains a region encoding:
- the LOC118031094 gene encoding methionine S-methyltransferase — translation MAGSALSVEDFLKECQKSGDAAYGAFRSVLERLEDPNSRTAARIFLSDLYKRVGDSDQCLEQYHFRIQDIFLDQYQGMDYRARKKLTMMVIPSIFMPENWSFTFYEGLNRHPDSIFKDKTVAELGCGNGWISIALAEKWLPSKVYGLDINPRAVKISWINLYLNAFDEKGQVIYDAEKKTLLDRVEFYESDLLSYIRDHNIELERIVGCIPQILNPNPDAMSKMITENASEEFLHSLSNYCALQGFVEDQFGLGLIARAVEEGIAVIKPMGIMIFNMGGRPGQAVCKHLFERRGFHVNKLWQTKIIQAADTDISALVEIEKNSPHRFEFFMGLTGDQPICARTAWAYGQAGGRIAHALSVYSCQLRQPNQVKKIFEFLKNGFHDVSSSLDLFFEDDSVADEKIPFLASLAEQLKENSCFPYEPPAGSIHFRNLIASFLKTYHHIPLNSDNVVVFPSRAVAIENALHLFSPRLAIVDEHLTQHLPRKWLTSLAIESAESDDPSKDVITVIEAPRQSDLMVELIKKLKPQVVITGMAHYEAVTSSAFAHLLEVTREIGSRLFLDISDHFELSSLPSSNGVLKYLAGTSLPSHAAIICGLVKNQVYADLEVAFVISEEEAILKALSKTVEVLEGNTTPIRQHYYGCLFHELLAFQLADRHPLVERESEKAKSDKLIGFSSSAISVLDYSELSISGAEISTLIHMDVDQSFLPTPSPVKAAIFEGFARQNLAESEIDVTPGMKQFIKSNYGFPTDNSTEFVYADSTQALFNRLILCCINEGGTLCFPAGSNGNYVSAAKFLKANIMIIPTDSGAGFKLTGSLLNGVLQTVNKPWVYISGPTINPTGLLYSSKEMETILTTCSKFGARVVIDTSVSGLEFNTEGWGGWDLEPTLSKLNSSHNQSFCVSLLGGLSLKILSGALKFGFLALNHPLLVDTLHSFPGLSKPHSTVRYAIKKLLGLNEQKSELRDAVAEQSRNLQSRCQRLKETLEKRGWDVLEPQGGISMVAKPSAYLNKVINIRHSPKDDRKATSTYEVKLDDSVFREAMVKSTGLCINSGLWTGIPGYCRFTLALEESDFERALDCINKFQDVINN, via the exons ATGGCAGGCAGTGCATTATCGGTGGAGGATTTCTTGAAAGAGTGCCAGAAGTCAGGGGATGCAGCGTACGGTGCGTTTCGTTCGGTTTTGGAGAGACTGGAGGATCCGAATTCCCGAACTGCAGCTCGGATCTTCCTCTCAGATCTCTATAAACGCGTCGGCGACTCCGATCAGTGCCTTGAACAGTACCATTTCCGGATCCAAGATATCTTCTTGGATCAATACCAAG GTATGGACTACCGAGCGAGAAAGAAATTGACCATGATGGTGATCCCAAGCATTTTTATGCCAGAAAACTGGTCCTTCACTTTTTATGAAGGCCTAAATAGACATCCAGATTCTATTTTTAAAGACAAGACGGTTGCTGAGCTTGGTTGCGGAAATGGATGGATATCCATTGCTCTTGCCGAGAAATGGTTGCCATCAAAG GTGTATGGCCTTGATATCAATCCTAGAGCAGTAAAGATTTCCTGGATAAACTTATACTTAAATGCTTTTGATGAGAAAGGTCAAGTCATCTATGACGCTGAAAAGAAAACTTTACTGGACAGGGTGGAGTTTTACGAGTCTGATTTATTGTCTTATATTAGAGATCACAACATTGAACTTGAAAGAATTGTTGGATGCATACCTCAG ATACTTAATCCAAATCCAGATGCAATGTCTAAAATGATCACAGAAAATGCAAGCGAGGAGTTTCTGCATTCATTGAGTAACTACTGTGCACTTCAG gGGTTTGTTGAGGATCAGTTTGGCTTAGGTCTCATTGCTAGGGCTGTTGAGGAAGGAATAGCTGTCATCAAACCTATGGGGATTATGATCTTTAATATGGGCGGTCGTCCAGGACAGGCTGTTTGTAAACACTTGTTTGAACGTCGTGGTTTTCATGTCAATAAGCTTTGGCAGACTAAGATTATTCAG GCTGCTGATACAGATATTTCAGCCttggttgaaattgagaaaaacagcCCACACCGCTTTGAGTTTTTCATGGGTCTCACTGGAGATCAACCCATCTGTGCTCGTACAGCATGGGCTTATGGGCAAGCTGGTGGTCGAATTGCACATGCTTTATCCGTTTACAGTTGTCAACTTCGCCAACCAAACCAG GTgaagaaaatatttgaatttcttAAGAATGGCTTCCACGATGTCAGCAGttctttggatttattttttgaagatgACTCAGTTGCTGATGAGAAAATCCCATTCCTAGCTTCTCTTGCCGAGCAATTGAAGGAGAATTCATGTTTCCCATATGAGCCGCCAGCTGGAAGCATACATTTCCGTAATCTCATAGCAAGCTTTCTGAAAACATATCACCATATTCCACTCAATTCAGAT AatgttgttgtctttccttcaAGGGCTGTGGCAATTGAGAACGCTCTTCACTTGTTCTCACCTCGTCTTGCAATCGTTGATGAACATCTGACTCAACACTTACCCCGAAAATGGTTGACATCTCTAGCCATCGAG AGTGCAGAAAGTGATGACCCGTCAAAGGATGTGATTACAGTCATTGAAGCACCTAGACAGTCTGATTTAATGGTAGAGCTGATAAAGAAGCTGAAGCCACAGGTGGTGATTACTGGAATGGCTCATTATGAGGCTGTCACTAGTTCAGCCTTTGCGCACCTTTTAGAGGTTACCAGAGAAATTGGATCTCGTCTTTTTTTAGACATATCTGATCATTTTGAGCTATCCAGCCTTCCAAGTTCTAATGGGGTCCTAAAATATCTTGCTGGAACTTCTCTTCCCTCACACGCTGCAATCATTTGTGGCCTTGttaaaaaccag GTCTATGCAGATTTAGAAGTAGCTTTTGTTATTTCAGAAGAAGAGGCCATCCTCAAGGCTTTGTCCAAAACTGTGGAAGTTCTAGAAGGAAATACCACACCAATTAGGCAACATTATTATGGTTGTCTTTTTCATGAGCTTCTAGCTTTTCAGCTTGCAGACCGACATCCACTAGTAGAG AGGGAGTCCGAGAAGGCCAAATCAGATAAGCTGATTGGGTTTTCTAGTTCTGCTATCTCAGTCCTTGATTATTCTGAGTTGTCAATTAGTGGGGCAGAAATATCTACCTTGATTCACATGGATGTTGATCAAAGCTTCTTGCCCACTCCATCTCCTGTAAAGGCTGCAATCTTTGAAGGTTTTGCAAGACAGAACTTGGCTGAATCGGAAATTGATGTCACCCCTGGCATGAAGCAATTTATTAAAAGCAATTATGGGTTTCCAACAGATAACAGCACAGAATTTGTGTACGCAGACAGCACACAAGCTCTGTTTAATAGGCTGATCCTTTGCTGCATTAATGAAGGTGGAACATTGTGCTTCCCAGCTGGATCAAATGGAAACTatgtttctgctgcaaaatttttaaaagcaaacatTATGATTATCCCTACTGACTCTGGAGCGGGCTTTAAGCTGACAGGCAGCCTGCTCAATGGAGTACTCCAGACTGTTAATAAGCCATGGGTTTACATTTCTGGTCCCACAATCAACCCTACAGGCTTGCTTTACAGCAGCAAAGAGATGGAGACCATATTAACTACTTGTTCAAAATTTGGGGCGAGAGTTGTCATTGATACTTCAGTCTCTGGATTGGAATTTAATACTGAAGGTTGGGGTGGATGGGATTTGGAGCCTACATTGTCAAAGCTGAATTCCTCTCACAACCAATCTTTTTGCGTGTCTTTACTGGGAGGATTGTCTCTGAAGATCCTTAGTGGAGCACTGAAATTTGGGTTTCTGGCTTTGAATCATCCTCTGCTGGTTGACACACTTCATAGCTTTCCAGGATTAAGCAAACCTCATAGCACTGTTCGATATGCCATAAAGAAGTTGCTGGGTTTGAATGAGCAGAAATCAGAACTAAGAGATGCTGTTGCAGAACAATCAAGAAATTTGCAATCGAGGTGCCAGCGCCTAAAGGAG ACACTAGAGAAACGTGGGTGGGATGTGCTCGAGCCTCAAGGTGGCATTTCCATGGTGGCCAAGCCCTCTGCCTATCTCAACAAGGTTATCAATATCAGGCACTCGCCCAAAGACGACAGGAAAGCTACAAGTACCTACGAAGTGAAGCTTGATGACTCGGTCTTCAGGGAAGCCATGGTCAAATCCACAGGTTTATGTATCAACAGTGGCTTATGGACTGGAATTCCAGGCTACTGCCGCTTCACACTAGCCTTGGAAGAAAGCGACTTCGAGCGAGCATTGGATTGCATCAACAAATTTCAGGATGTCATCAACAACTGA